From a region of the Mycolicibacterium sp. MU0050 genome:
- a CDS encoding GAP family protein, producing MWGPLLVLALALTINPVRLGLILLVLSRPRPMQNLLAYWLGTLLAGMAFLLVPLVVFHATPTSKSVAEGLMNSGPSTLVQRLLVGLGVLVIVAAALMCLRRPSQAPQSDADEPVTERRRRDTSTSTRTLDPSTLPVLSRLVSAAADTEPESDSNSQRFARRAREAWRNGSPWISGVIGLMVVPADGVLLALALIVTSGAAIGMQLGAAVVFVIAVLTVEEVILLSHLAVPHKTQAALERLHDWTVIHHRKFMAAILVVVGVSLIVQGVGS from the coding sequence ATGTGGGGACCACTGCTAGTACTGGCGCTGGCGCTCACCATCAACCCCGTGCGCCTCGGACTGATTCTGCTGGTGTTGTCGCGACCACGCCCCATGCAGAACCTGCTGGCGTACTGGCTCGGCACTCTATTGGCAGGCATGGCATTCCTGCTCGTCCCATTGGTCGTGTTCCACGCGACACCAACGTCGAAGTCGGTGGCGGAGGGGTTGATGAACTCAGGCCCAAGCACGCTGGTACAGCGGCTACTGGTCGGCCTGGGGGTGCTGGTGATCGTCGCAGCCGCCCTGATGTGCCTGCGGAGGCCTTCACAGGCTCCGCAATCGGATGCCGATGAGCCAGTGACGGAGCGGCGTCGACGCGATACCAGCACTTCGACGCGGACGTTGGATCCGTCGACTCTGCCGGTGCTCTCTCGCCTGGTGAGCGCAGCGGCTGATACCGAGCCCGAATCTGACTCCAACAGCCAGCGATTTGCGCGTCGCGCACGTGAAGCGTGGCGGAACGGATCACCGTGGATTTCGGGCGTCATCGGGTTGATGGTGGTGCCAGCGGATGGAGTCCTTCTGGCGCTGGCCCTGATCGTCACATCGGGTGCGGCCATCGGTATGCAGTTGGGCGCGGCCGTCGTGTTCGTCATCGCGGTGCTCACCGTGGAAGAGGTCATCCTCCTGTCTCATCTGGCTGTGCCCCACAAAACTCAGGCCGCATTGGAGAGACTCCATGACTGGACCGTAATCCACCACCGGAAGTTCATGGCAGCCATCCTGGTGGTGGTCGGAGTCTCCCTGATTGTCCAGGGGGTCGGCAGTTAG